The DNA segment TCGCCGGTTTTATCGATGACGAAGACGCCGTCGAGCTGGGCGAACTCTTTGACGCTCTCCCAGTTGTCCCGGTTCTTGATGTCCCGGAGCGTTCCGGGCTGCCCCTGGTAGGGGTTGAGGATCGCCTGGTGGGAGTGCCGGAAGATCTCCTCCGGGTCGCCGATGATGAACGCGGTGCCGATGGCTCTCCCTTCCCTCCCCTCGACCGCGATCTCGAGGGCCAGCGTGAGGGCAGCGTGGAGCACCTCGCGGGGGACGATGTCGGAGAAGTCTTTTAAGTTGATGAAGTTCTTCCCCTCCTCGATGTCGTAGAGGATGACGGCGTAGGGAAAGACGCCGACGACGAGGCCGCTCTCCAGGTTGCGCCGGAGGTAGAGGTGGACGGCGGCGTCGAGCATGTGCCGCTCGCTCACCTCCAGGATATCGTGCATGGTGAGGTCTTTCAAGACGTCGAGCTGGAGTTCCTGCACCCGGATGATCGGGATATCGGGCACCTCCGCGAGAACCGGCGCCGGTTCGACGAATGAGACGATCGCCCGCGCCCCGATCTTCACCGCCACGTCGCATGCGGTTGCAAGCATCAGGTCGCCGTTCATAGTACCTCGCGGATCAGTCCTGGTATCTCCGAAGGACGGGACGCGACGGGGATCTCGAGGGCGCGAAGCCGCCGGACCTTGGACCGGGCGTCGCCCTCCCCTCCCTCGATGATCGCGCCCGCGTGGCCCATCCTCTTCTCGGGCGGGGCGCTCACGCCGGCGATGTAGGTGACGACCGGGAGATCGGTCGACCGGACGCCTTCCTCCTCCAGGTTGCCGCCCACCTCGCCGATGACGATGACCGCCTTCGTGTGGGGATCCTCGTCGAACCGGGCGAGGACGTCGACGAACGTCTGGCCGATCACCGGGTCGCCGCCGATCCCGACGATCGTGCTCTGGCCGATGCCGGCGCGGGTGAGTTCGTCGAACACCTCGTAGGTGAGGGTCCCGCTCCGGGAGACGACGCCGACGTTGCCGCGGCGGGCGAGGTGGGCCGGCATGATCCCGAGTTTGCACTCTCCCGGCGAGAGGAGTCCCGGGCAGTTCGGGCCGATGACCGTGCAGTCGTGGAGTTTCGCGTAGGCGATGGCCGACATAGCGTCGTGAACCGGGATGTGCTCGGTGATGACGACCGCAAGCTCGATCCCCGCGTGCGCCGCTTCCATGACCGCGTCGCCAGCGGCGCCTGCCGGGACGAAGACGACGCTTGCGGTCGCGTCGTGCTCGGCGAGCGCTTCCTTGACGGTGTTGTAGACGGGTACACCGTGAACCTCCCGGCCGGCCTTCCCGGGCGCGACCCCGGCGACGACGCCCCGTCCCCCGACCTCGCGGGCGTAGGCGTTCATCAGTTCCGTATGAAACGTGCCCTGCCTGCCGGTGATGTTCTGGACGATCACGCCGAGATTCTTATCGCCGTAGATCATAGTGAGACCTCCATCGCCGCTTTCACGGCGGCATCCATGCTCTCGAGCATCCGGTAGCCGCATCCGGCGAGCAGTCGCCGCCCCTCCTCCTCGTTCGTCCCGGCCATCCGGACGATGACCGTCGGCGTGACGCCGGCGGCGATGATCCCCTTCGCCACCTCGTCGCATCGGGTGATGCCCCCGAGGAGGTTGACGACGATCACGTTCACCCCGGGCATGCTCGCGACGAGCCTGACGGCGTGCATCACGCGCTCCTGGTCGGCGCCGCCCCCGACGTCGAGGAAGTTCGCCGCCCGCCCGTTGTAAAACTCGATGAGGTCGAGCGTCGACATCGTGAGCCCGGCGCCGTTGCCGATGACCCCGATGCTCCCGTCCAGTTCCACGTAGGAGAAACCGTGCTTCTCGGCCTCGCGCTCGCGTTCCGAGAGGTCGCGGTTGACCGCTATCCCCTGGCGGGCGAGGGCGTTGTCGTCGACGATCAGCTTCGCGTCCGCCGCGTAGACCCCCCGCGGCGTCGTCACGAGCGGGTTGATCTCCGCGAGCATGGCATCCTTCCCCTGGAATACGTGGTAGAGGCAGTTTATGACGGGGGCGAGTTCCTTCGGCGCGCCGCCGAGGAGTTCCCGCATCAAAAACGGCGGGATGTCCCGGAGGAGAGGGGATACGACGACTCTCCGTACGGCGGACTCGTCCTCTTGTGCCATCTTCTCGATCTCCACCCCGCCGGCGTCCGCGAAGAGTACCACCGGCTGTCTGCTCGACCGGTCGACCGCGATGCTGACGTAGTACTCGTGCTCGATCGCCAGTCGCTCCTCTGCGAGGATCTCCCCGACCGGGACGCCCTTGATCTCCCGGGAGAAGAGTTCCCGGGCGGTCTCGGCCGCTGTCGCGCGGTCGGCCATCAGGACGCCGCCGGCCTTTCCGCGCCCGCCGACGTCCACCTGCGCCTTCAGCACCACACCGCCGCCGAGGTCCGGCAGGTGTGCCGCGACCTCCTCCGGTGCCCGTATAACGACCCCTTTCGGGACCGGTATCCCGTACTCTGCAAAGACCCGTTTTGCCTCGTATTCCAGTAGTTTCATGGGTTCACGCTCGTTCTCCGAGTTCGAATCCTCTCTTTAACGCCTTCAGATTCAGTTCCTCGGTGCCTTTCGGGACGCTGTCGAGCACCGCACGCTCGATCGCCTCCCTGCTCACGACCCCGGTTGCGGTCACGAGGGCGCCGATCATCACGATATTCGCGACAATCTCCCGCCCGAGAGTGTTTTTCGCCTCCGATGTCGCCGGGATCTCGTAGTAGCGGCAGTCCGGGCGCGACCGGACCAGGTCGGAGTCGACGAGCATGACTGCATCTTCCCGCGCTGAAACCCCGTACTTCTCGAACCCCTGCTGGGACATGATGACGTAGATGTCCGGTTCGGTCACCTCGGGGTAGAGGATCGGCTCATCGTCGATCACCACCTGCCCCATCGAGGCGCCGCCCCGCGCCTCCGGGCCGTAGACCTGGGTCTGGACGGCGTATTTGTCGTCGTAGAGCGCCGCCGCCCGCCCGAGAATGACCGCGGAGAGGAGGACCCCCTGTCCGCCGTATCCCGAGAACCTGATCTCGTGTCTCATGGGCGCACCCCCATCGCCGGCCGGCTCCTTCGGACCAGTTCCCCGACGGTGAAGGCCCCTTCGGGGATTGGTTTTCCTTCCGCGACCAGCCGATCACGCTTCGCGACAAGCATCGCGTGGCTCCGGAGGTGCTCGATCATCTCCGAAACCCGCCGGAGCTTGTTGTGGCGGCCGTAGTTGGTCGGGCACTGGGTCCGTACCTCGATGAACGCGAGCCCCGGCGTCTGCATCCCGGCGGCGACGGCCTTCGTGAGTTCCTTGACGTGGTAAGACGTCCAGCGCGCGACGTAGTTCGCGCCTGCGGCGACAGCAAGTTCCGCGAGGTCGAAGGCCGGTTCGCTCATCCCGTAGGGCGTCGTCGTCGAGATCGCCCCCGGCGGGGTCGTCGGGCTTCCCTGCCCGCCGGTCATGCCGTAGATGTGGTTGTTCATGCAGACCACGGTCATGTCCACGTTCCGGCGGCAGGCGTGGATGAAGTGGTTCCCGCCGATGGCGGCGAGGTCGCCGTCTCCCGTGAAGACGACGACGTGCAGGTCCGGCCGCGCCATCTTCACGCCGGTGGCGAACGCGAGCGCCCGCCCGTGGGTGGTGTGGAGCGAGTCGGTGAGGATGTAGCCGGGAGCCCGGGAGGAGCACCCGATCCCGGAGATGAAGACCGTCTCGTTGCGTTTCCAGCCCATCTCCTCGACTGCCGCGAGGGTGCAGTTGATGACCGTCCCGTTCCCGCACCCGGTGCAGTAGATGTGCGGCAGGCGGTCGTCCCGGAACCAGTCGGGCGCGATCATCGGTGCGCCTCCAGCGCCCGCACGAGTTCGGCGGGGGTGTGGAGTTCGCCGCCGATCTTCGGGATGGAGACGACCGGCTGGTCCACGTGGCGCTGGACCTCCCGCACCATCTGGCCCATGTTCAGTTCCGGCATCAGGAAGACCTTCGCGTTCGGGAAGATCTTGAGGGCGAACTCCGGGAACGGCCAGACGACCCGGAGGCGCAGATGGCCGATCGAGTCGTCGGGACGGTCGCGCATCACCTGCTCGACCGTCCGCGACGGTGGGCCGTAGGTGACGAAGACCGTCTCGGCATCGGGGTTTACGACCTCGTAGTCGGCGATATCGCGGCGTGCCGACTCGACCTTGGCGACCAGCCGCCGCACCAGCCGGTCGTGTGCCTCGGGATCGGTCGTGTCCGGGTAGCCCCGCTCGTCGTGGGTGAGGCCGGTCACATGGATGGATCTCCCCGACCCGAAGGGCGCGAACCCGGGAGTCCCGTCGTCCCCTCCCTCGAACGGGAGAGCGCCCTCCGCAAGCGGGCGGGGGCGTTCGATCTCGACCGCGTCGGGGATGGTCACCCGCTCGCGCATGTGGCCGACGATCTCGTCGGACATCACGAACGTGGGGACCCGGTACCGGTCGGCGAGGTCGAAGGCTTTTGCGGTCAGGTCGAACATCTCCTGGACGGAGTTCGGGGTGAGCGCAATGGTGCTGTAGTCGCCGTGCGACCCGAACCGGCACTGGAGCATGTCGCCCTGCGCCGCCCGCGTCGGCTGCCCGGTGCTCGGGCCACCGCGCTGGATGTTGACGACGACGCACGGGGTCTCGGTCATGACCGCGTAGCCGATGTTCTCCATCATCAGCGAGAACCCGGGGCCGCTCGTCGCGGTCATGGCTCGTGCCCCCGTCCAGGCGGCGCCGATCACCGCGGCGATGCTCGCGAGTTCGTCCTCCATGGAGATGAAGACCCCGCCGGCTTTCGGGAGTTTCCGGGCCATGGCCTCGGCTATTTCGGTCGACGGCGTGATGGGGTAGCCGCCGAAGAACCGGCACCCGGCGGCGAGCGCGCCTTCGGCACAGGCGGCGTTCCCCTGCATGAACTCGGTTCGGCTCAAAACTCCACCTCCACCCGGTGAGGCTCGAACGGCTTCTCCTCGACCCAGGAGATGGCCTGGTCAGGGCAGATCATGTGGCAGACCCCGCAGAGCATCCTGCCGTAGAGGGCCTGCAGCCTGCAGTTCGTACACCGTTCGGGGCGGTCGAGGATGGGGGTGACGATCCCCCGGCTGTTGAGTTCCGTTCCCTCCCGAAATATACCGTAGGGGCAGACCAGCACGCAGAGGTTGCATCCTTTGCAGCGGCTTTCATCGATGACGAGTTTCATGAGACGGTATCCTGCTTAGTATTGAATCGCTGGTGAAATTGTGTTTTCGCTTTCTCGCGTACGGCGCGGAAGAGATCGCCGCCGTGGGCGTCGATCCCGACCGTCAGTGGCAGATGATCGGCTTCGA comes from the Methanoculleus marisnigri JR1 genome and includes:
- a CDS encoding 2-oxoacid:ferredoxin oxidoreductase subunit gamma; the encoded protein is MRHEIRFSGYGGQGVLLSAVILGRAAALYDDKYAVQTQVYGPEARGGASMGQVVIDDEPILYPEVTEPDIYVIMSQQGFEKYGVSAREDAVMLVDSDLVRSRPDCRYYEIPATSEAKNTLGREIVANIVMIGALVTATGVVSREAIERAVLDSVPKGTEELNLKALKRGFELGERA
- a CDS encoding 4Fe-4S dicluster domain-containing protein, whose protein sequence is MKLVIDESRCKGCNLCVLVCPYGIFREGTELNSRGIVTPILDRPERCTNCRLQALYGRMLCGVCHMICPDQAISWVEEKPFEPHRVEVEF
- a CDS encoding succinate--CoA ligase subunit beta, with protein sequence MKLLEYEAKRVFAEYGIPVPKGVVIRAPEEVAAHLPDLGGGVVLKAQVDVGGRGKAGGVLMADRATAAETARELFSREIKGVPVGEILAEERLAIEHEYYVSIAVDRSSRQPVVLFADAGGVEIEKMAQEDESAVRRVVVSPLLRDIPPFLMRELLGGAPKELAPVINCLYHVFQGKDAMLAEINPLVTTPRGVYAADAKLIVDDNALARQGIAVNRDLSEREREAEKHGFSYVELDGSIGVIGNGAGLTMSTLDLIEFYNGRAANFLDVGGGADQERVMHAVRLVASMPGVNVIVVNLLGGITRCDEVAKGIIAAGVTPTVIVRMAGTNEEEGRRLLAGCGYRMLESMDAAVKAAMEVSL
- a CDS encoding 2-oxoacid:acceptor oxidoreductase subunit alpha, with amino-acid sequence MSRTEFMQGNAACAEGALAAGCRFFGGYPITPSTEIAEAMARKLPKAGGVFISMEDELASIAAVIGAAWTGARAMTATSGPGFSLMMENIGYAVMTETPCVVVNIQRGGPSTGQPTRAAQGDMLQCRFGSHGDYSTIALTPNSVQEMFDLTAKAFDLADRYRVPTFVMSDEIVGHMRERVTIPDAVEIERPRPLAEGALPFEGGDDGTPGFAPFGSGRSIHVTGLTHDERGYPDTTDPEAHDRLVRRLVAKVESARRDIADYEVVNPDAETVFVTYGPPSRTVEQVMRDRPDDSIGHLRLRVVWPFPEFALKIFPNAKVFLMPELNMGQMVREVQRHVDQPVVSIPKIGGELHTPAELVRALEAHR
- the sucD gene encoding succinate--CoA ligase subunit alpha, encoding MIYGDKNLGVIVQNITGRQGTFHTELMNAYAREVGGRGVVAGVAPGKAGREVHGVPVYNTVKEALAEHDATASVVFVPAGAAGDAVMEAAHAGIELAVVITEHIPVHDAMSAIAYAKLHDCTVIGPNCPGLLSPGECKLGIMPAHLARRGNVGVVSRSGTLTYEVFDELTRAGIGQSTIVGIGGDPVIGQTFVDVLARFDEDPHTKAVIVIGEVGGNLEEEGVRSTDLPVVTYIAGVSAPPEKRMGHAGAIIEGGEGDARSKVRRLRALEIPVASRPSEIPGLIREVL
- a CDS encoding DNA integrity scanning protein DisA nucleotide-binding domain protein, whose translation is MNGDLMLATACDVAVKIGARAIVSFVEPAPVLAEVPDIPIIRVQELQLDVLKDLTMHDILEVSERHMLDAAVHLYLRRNLESGLVVGVFPYAVILYDIEEGKNFINLKDFSDIVPREVLHAALTLALEIAVEGREGRAIGTAFIIGDPEEIFRHSHQAILNPYQGQPGTLRDIKNRDNWESVKEFAQLDGVFVIDKTGEVRAAGRYLDVTGRGISLPGGLGGRHRATASITHEIPAIGITVSESGGMVRIFRDGNCKISIRSDIRLRSDG
- a CDS encoding thiamine pyrophosphate-dependent enzyme, yielding MIAPDWFRDDRLPHIYCTGCGNGTVINCTLAAVEEMGWKRNETVFISGIGCSSRAPGYILTDSLHTTHGRALAFATGVKMARPDLHVVVFTGDGDLAAIGGNHFIHACRRNVDMTVVCMNNHIYGMTGGQGSPTTPPGAISTTTPYGMSEPAFDLAELAVAAGANYVARWTSYHVKELTKAVAAGMQTPGLAFIEVRTQCPTNYGRHNKLRRVSEMIEHLRSHAMLVAKRDRLVAEGKPIPEGAFTVGELVRRSRPAMGVRP